Below is a window of Verrucomicrobiales bacterium DNA.
ACATCCGCACGCGTGGTGAACAGCCCATCCCAGAGTTGCAGCGAAACAATGTAGCTGCCCGCAGCGGTAGGCACACCAACGATCCGTTTACCTACCGAGTCCGCGGTCAATCCCGGCGGTAAGCCCGACGCGCTGAGCACCACCGGCTGTTCATCCAGGTCCGCACAAGGGATGGCCAGCGCTACGCTCTGACCGACGGTGTGCTGCTGCGGCCCCGGGACCGTCAGCGTCGGCGCCCGATCCAAAATCATGCCCGGTTGGAACAGGGCCGTAGCCGGGATGATCTGCTTGGTGGTCCTAGCGCTGGACCAGCGCAACTCGCAACGGGCGTTGCCGCCGGCCTCATAGAATTCCAGGCGGATCGTGGCCGGAACGCCGGCGGTGAGGGCGATCGTGCCCCGATTCTCCACCGCCGAGGAATCCGTCCACCGATTGATGATCTGTTGGTTATTCACCCACAGCCGAACGCCGTCGTCGGCGGTCGTGTAGAAGGTATAGGTCTCCGTATACGCCGGCAGCACGGATCCCGTCCACCGAACCGAGAAGTTGTTAGCCGGAACGGCATTAGAAGGCGTCCCCGTTCCCCAGTTGAAGTTGACGGTCTGATCGACTCGTTCCATGAGCTGGGTGGTGAAGGTCTTGCCGCTGAAATAGCGTCCCCGCAAGCCCGTCGGACTAGCACCGCCAATGATCTGACGCGTGGTCCGGGCGCTGGACCACCGAAGTTGGCAACTAGCGAACCCGGTCGCCTCGTAGTACTCCAGGCAGATCTTGACTGGCGTGCCGGCGGTCAGCGCAACCGCGACGGTGTTCGTCGTGTTGCTGGAGGCAGTCCAGCGGTTGATGACTTGGCGGTCATTGACCCAGAGCCGAACGCCGTCATCGGCGGAAACAGCGAAGGTATAGGTTTCCGTGTAAGCGGGAATCACCGAGCCAGTCCATCGAACCGAGAAGTCATCGGCCGGGACACCGGCAGCCGGAGAGGCAGTCAGCCAGTCGAAGTTGATCGCCGTATCCTTGCGTTCCACCACCGCACGCTCGAAGTTGCGGCCGGCGTAGTATTGCGCCCTGAATCCCGTACGGTTCGGCGCCGCATCATTGTCCTGGATGGTCACAACGGCGCTGCCATCCGTGATCCGTGCCCCCTGAGGAGTGGTGAGGGTCACCAGAATCGTTTTGCTGGATTCCACCCAGTTATCCTCCCAGAGCGGGATACGAATGGATTGGATCGTGGTAGCCGGCGGAAATACCAGCGTCCCCGTCACGAGAGCGAAATCCTCGCCGACGATCGCCGTGCCCGCCGCCACGCTGTAATTGACTCGGGCCTCGAACGGAGAGGCTTGAGAGAGAGTCACCTGAACGCTGGCACCGCCCGCATCTTCACGCACCGCCAGATCGGCTACGGTCAGGTTAGGACAGACATCGCTCACCGCGAAACTACCCAGTGTAACGGTACCGGATCCATTGCTGTTCCGAACCTGGATCGAGTAACTGCCGGCAGCCAGTCCGGAGAACACGGGTGAGCTTTGCCACTGCGTTCCGTTTCGGCTGTACTCATACACTCCGCTTCCCCCGCTTACACTGACGGTCAGGGTGCCGATGCTCGATCCGCAGCTGGCCGGAGTTGTCGACGCTGTCCCAGTGATGGGTGCCAGCGTGCCGCCGTCGTCCAACTGACGAAGAAATGCGACCAGGTTGGCGAGATCGGTGGCGTTCAAGCTAACGCCGCTATGGGAAAGAATCGATTGTTCCAAGGTGAGAGCTGAACCGTCGTGAAGATAAGGAGCGGTGGCCCAGAGTCCGCGCAAGGTCGGGGTGTCGAATCCCGTGAGGACCGCACTCAACCGCTGACCACTGGTGCTCCGGATCGTTCCGATGTTGTGGAAGACTCCGAGAGCACTATCGGTATACTGGCTGCCTGAATGACACTGCGCGCAGTTCAACTGTTGGAAGACGGCCTGTCCCGCCACAGCGGCGGCCGTGAGGCTGCCATCTGGGTTGCGATCCGGGCTGTCGCCGTTGCTGGTCAAGGAAGCCAGGTAAGACGCGAGGGCGTCCAAGTCCGCGCTTCGCCCGGCTTTGGGATCGCCCAGCGGCTGGGAACGCGTGCCGGAGTGGAAGTCCGCGTCGCTCATGAGCCCGGTGCCGCCTGCGAATGCGCGAATCTGCCCCTCGAAGTCCTGCACCTCGTCAAAGTTGCCGGTCCAATGCAGCGGCCCCTGCGACGTGCCGCCGTGTCCACGCAGCGTGATGGTGTTGCGCAGCCCCTCTCCGAACTGGGTGAAATCCCAGACGCGCCCATCCTGGCCGCCGTCGTTGTGACAGGAGGCGCAGCTGACATACTGCTGGAACGCCAAGCGAGTGTCCCGCGCGTCGTAGAAGTGCTGCTTACCCAGCAGCACCGTCGGAGACAGCTTGTCGATTCCCACAGTATTCAAGGTGGCCAGCAAAGCGGGAGCCGCTTCGGAGCCGCCTTGCAGTGCGGTCAGATCAAACACGCTCACCGTTCGATCCATGAAGTTTTGCACAAAGAGGGTTCGACCATCCGGAGACACCGCCACGCCCTGCGGGGCCCGGCCGACGGAGAATCTAACGATCTCTCGCTTCGCCCAGGCATCAATCACTGCCACCTCACGACTGCCTTCCAAGGCGGTAAAGACGAAAAGGCCCTTGGGATCCAAGACCGCCGCGCTGGCGATGCCTGCATTGTCGAAATCCACCCGACCCTCAATATCCTCGACCCCGCTCGCGAGCAGAATACGGGAGGCAATGCTCCGCACACTCATGTCGTGGGTCAAATCTCCGCCGTTTCGCAGTTGCCCCCGCTTGATGTTGTCCTGCTTCGAGGGCACCCAGGCTGAAAGGCCGTCCGGTGAAACCGCCACCGCTCCCAGATAGTTGGGAATCCCCTTGGCCGAGTTGGAAGTATCTGGAGCTTCGCTGTGCTCCAGCACTGTCTTGCCTGCCACGGTAAATGCAGCGACGTTGACCAACAGGACTTCCCCGCCTTGTTTGACTCCCCCGACCGTCGTCTCGACCACCGCCGTGTCCTCGCCCGGCAGTCGGGGAGTGACGAAGCGGCTGACCAACAAACGTGTGCCGTCCGGCGACAAAGCCAGATGGCGAATGTCGACTCCCAAGGCCAGCGAACCAAGGACAGCGCCGGTCGTGGAATTCAATTTCAAAAGATTGCCAGTCGCTTCCAACGCGACATAGACCGCCGTACCGCTAGGATCCGCCAGAATGCCAAATGGACGAGATCCTCGGGGCAGTGCGATGGTCTGGGCCACGGTGAAATCCGGGCGTAGCACCGTCACGCTCGCAGATCCCGCATTGGCCACCCACACCCTGCCGTCCGGACTCTGGCTCAGGGTCTTGGGCGATACCCCTACCCCGACCTCGGACAGTTTCGCGCGGCTCACGGCGTCAAATACGGAAACCGTGTCCTGATCCGGGTTCACCACCCACAGTCGAGGTGCCCCGGTACCGACCGTGGCGTACAGCACGCTGCTCGACTGGCTGGGTTTGCCGGTGGCGAGCGGCGCGTGGACGCCTTGACGATAGCTCGCGGTCAACTCGCGGCCGGTATCGTCCTGCGCGGTAACCGTCACCAGAAATCGTCCGGGCGCAGCAAAGGTATGGGTGACGGCGGGAGAACTCGAAAAAGCCGTATCCGGTGTGCCATCCCCAAAACTCCAACGGAACCGCGGATTTCGTCCGCCAGATGCGGTAGCGGAAAGCCCGACGGCCGTCCCCGAAAGCACCGGACTGCCGCTCAGCGGCTGCAGGGAAAGAACATCGTTGATGACCCATTGAACCACGCTGGAGACAGCCGGCAGATTTCCGTCCGAGACCGTCACGGTCGAGGTAAAGCTGCCGGCCACCGTCGGCGAACCCGAGATCAAGCCGGAGGCGGGAGCGATGGAGAGCCCAGGAGGCAAGCCCGTGCTGCTCCAGGTCAGCAGATCCCCGTTGGCATCGGCGGCCTGCATCTGCAGATTCACGTTCAGGCCGAGGGCCCCCAATTGAGTTCCGACAGAGGTGATCACCGGTGCGGAGGGGAGAGAGAAGGCGTTGACGTGAACGCTCCAAGCCTCCACGTCCTGGTTGTTACCCAACCCTCCGGTTCCCGCTGTGAATCCAATCCAACCTTGGCTGCCGACCTCGGCGCTCAGGTCCAAGCTCACGGTCATCACTGGCGTGGTGGGTTTCGTAACCACCACCCCTTGAGCCGCGAAGACTCGGAGCTGATCTGCCGGGCCGTCGTAGTCTACCCACACGGTATGGCTGCCCTCGTTCTCCAGATCCCAGCCCGGGGTCCAGGTGGCGAGGTGGGTCTCCACGTTGCCGGAGCGCAGAACACCCAGATGGTTTCCATTCACATCGCCGACACCTTGGTAGTTGTCCATCTCGACTGCGAAACTTCGCGCCACCCCCGAGTATCCCAGGCCGCTGCCGGTTCCGCCCAGCGCGTTGGGACTATTGCCTTGAATGACAAACGTCATTCCGTCGGCGCCGTCGGCCGTTCCGTGAATTCGGAAAACCCAGCGGGTGCTGAAGGAGGTATCCGGTCCCAGCACAATCGGGTTGCTGAGGAAAGCCGATCCAGCCTGGTTCAGAGCATTCGGCGTCAGCCGAAGCGCGGCACCCGCGAGTGCCGCATTGCCGTTCAACGTCAGTCCCGCGGCACCGGTGAAGGTCGAATACGTCTGGCTATAGCTGGAGGGCTGCACAACCCAGGTGAGGGAGATGGTGTTGGTCGTCAAACCGTCGGTCAGGCTCACCTGCACCACGGCGGACCCCGCGGCCGTGGGGACTCCGGAGATCCGACCCGTCGTTGCATCCATCGTCAAGCCGGCGGGCAAGCCCGTGGCCGACCACTGAAAAACCGCTCCCGCCGGCCCAATGCCCGTCATCTGCAAGGAA
It encodes the following:
- a CDS encoding DUF1929 domain-containing protein — its product is MLYPRLRDLRKPTAAAVGLSLLLTPQRSVFADVDPHVQEDTFAAEVAALLPPAMPMLAAVPTPGERITLGDWSAVIPWTPHIPVSAAVLPDGRLLTFASNQRTTFPSGPEFTYAATWNPATGQFVEYNHGSHDMFCGALVTLPDGRVLVNGGRATTVRSSIFDWRANTWTRTPDMNDPRWYNTSVALPNGRVWTVSGSGGSGTAERWDELSGYSRLTGINWNPILNEPGYINIWHPFLLLAPDGRLFHFGPTDTMHWVSPDGSGSVANAGTVVPGTHYPKEGSWVMYDEGKIVVAGGGANTVNNASDTTTGTSSPLAYTVDLTGPTPVVTPTASMTYARQFANGVVLPNGEVMVMGGNTSGLKFNDTGSILTPEIWNPVTKQWRTVADMSVPRNYHSLALLLPDGRVYSGGGGLSGNAADHRDAQIYTPAPLFNPDGTLAARPVLSTSPQVIGAGTRFTVTGTPGLTKFSFIRMSAITHSVNTDLRYLTLPFTEVSPGTYELTARANLNVMTPGYWMLFGLNAAGVHSVSKTILVDPTASVQITLAGNQSSYIGQSVSLQMTGIGPAGAVFQWSATGLPAGLTMDATTGRISGVPTAAGSAVVQVSLTDGLTTNTISLTWVVQPSSYSQTYSTFTGAAGLTLNGNAALAGAALRLTPNALNQAGSAFLSNPIVLGPDTSFSTRWVFRIHGTADGADGMTFVIQGNSPNALGGTGSGLGYSGVARSFAVEMDNYQGVGDVNGNHLGVLRSGNVETHLATWTPGWDLENEGSHTVWVDYDGPADQLRVFAAQGVVVTKPTTPVMTVSLDLSAEVGSQGWIGFTAGTGGLGNNQDVEAWSVHVNAFSLPSAPVITSVGTQLGALGLNVNLQMQAADANGDLLTWSSTGLPPGLSIAPASGLISGSPTVAGSFTSTVTVSDGNLPAVSSVVQWVINDVLSLQPLSGSPVLSGTAVGLSATASGGRNPRFRWSFGDGTPDTAFSSSPAVTHTFAAPGRFLVTVTAQDDTGRELTASYRQGVHAPLATGKPSQSSSVLYATVGTGAPRLWVVNPDQDTVSVFDAVSRAKLSEVGVGVSPKTLSQSPDGRVWVANAGSASVTVLRPDFTVAQTIALPRGSRPFGILADPSGTAVYVALEATGNLLKLNSTTGAVLGSLALGVDIRHLALSPDGTRLLVSRFVTPRLPGEDTAVVETTVGGVKQGGEVLLVNVAAFTVAGKTVLEHSEAPDTSNSAKGIPNYLGAVAVSPDGLSAWVPSKQDNIKRGQLRNGGDLTHDMSVRSIASRILLASGVEDIEGRVDFDNAGIASAAVLDPKGLFVFTALEGSREVAVIDAWAKREIVRFSVGRAPQGVAVSPDGRTLFVQNFMDRTVSVFDLTALQGGSEAAPALLATLNTVGIDKLSPTVLLGKQHFYDARDTRLAFQQYVSCASCHNDGGQDGRVWDFTQFGEGLRNTITLRGHGGTSQGPLHWTGNFDEVQDFEGQIRAFAGGTGLMSDADFHSGTRSQPLGDPKAGRSADLDALASYLASLTSNGDSPDRNPDGSLTAAAVAGQAVFQQLNCAQCHSGSQYTDSALGVFHNIGTIRSTSGQRLSAVLTGFDTPTLRGLWATAPYLHDGSALTLEQSILSHSGVSLNATDLANLVAFLRQLDDGGTLAPITGTASTTPASCGSSIGTLTVSVSGGSGVYEYSRNGTQWQSSPVFSGLAAGSYSIQVRNSNGSGTVTLGSFAVSDVCPNLTVADLAVREDAGGASVQVTLSQASPFEARVNYSVAAGTAIVGEDFALVTGTLVFPPATTIQSIRIPLWEDNWVESSKTILVTLTTPQGARITDGSAVVTIQDNDAAPNRTGFRAQYYAGRNFERAVVERKDTAINFDWLTASPAAGVPADDFSVRWTGSVIPAYTETYTFAVSADDGVRLWVNDRQVINRWTASSNTTNTVAVALTAGTPVKICLEYYEATGFASCQLRWSSARTTRQIIGGASPTGLRGRYFSGKTFTTQLMERVDQTVNFNWGTGTPSNAVPANNFSVRWTGSVLPAYTETYTFYTTADDGVRLWVNNQQIINRWTDSSAVENRGTIALTAGVPATIRLEFYEAGGNARCELRWSSARTTKQIIPATALFQPGMILDRAPTLTVPGPQQHTVGQSVALAIPCADLDEQPVVLSASGLPPGLTADSVGKRIVGVPTAAGSYIVSLQLWDGLFTTRADVPWTILSAPATLAGPNSAGVLLTLETASPGMFRLVVDRPLDGGLGVILESSTDLVNWEEAPPALFLGRVVETLGDRERWTFAEQPLGQHGFWRARLVEASAEPSR